The Trinickia caryophylli genomic sequence CATGATGTACTCGACCGACGCGAATGCGAGCACCGCGTCGGGTTTGTAGTTCATCGTCAGGAAAATGCCCGTCACGATCTGATTGACGAGCACGAGCAACGCCAGCGAGCCGAAGAAGTACCAGAAGTTGAAGTTCTTCGGCGCGTAATACTCGGACAGGTGCGCTTTCCACGTCGACGTCATCGGGAACCGCCGGTCGATCCAGCCGGCCAGGCCCGTCGTCTCGATCTCTTTTTCCGTCGTCGCCATTTACGCTTCTCCTTGTTCGTCCTTGCCGATCACGATCGTGGTCGCCGACGTGAACATGTAGCGGGGAACATCCAGGTTCTGCGGTGCAGGCTTGTTCTTGAACACGCGGCCGGCCAGGTCGTACGTCGAACCATGGCACGGGCAAAGAAAGCCGCCGGGCCAGTCGTTCGGCAGGCTCGGCTGCGGCCCCGGCGTGAAGCGCGCCGTCGGCGAGCACCCGAGGTGCGAGCACACGGCCACGACCACCAGAATGTTCTTGTGATCGGTACGCGAGCGGTACTCGTTCTTGCAGTAAGACGGATCCGGCATGGTGAACGGGTTTTCCGTATGGGGATCGGCCACTTCGTTGTCCGCTTTCGTGACGTCCTTCAGCATGTCGTCACTGCGGTTGATGACCCAGACGGGTTTGCCGCGCCAGGCAACCGTCTTCATCTCGCCCGGCTTCAGGTCGCCGATGTCGACCTCGACCGGCGCGCCGGCGGCCTTGGCTTTCTCGGATGGCTCCAAAGAGCTGGCAAACGGTACGACGGCGGCTACCCCTCCAATGCCGCCTACTACGGATGTCGCGATCAGCCACGTACGGCGGCTGCTGTCGACGCGTTCCTCTTCTTTATCTCGCATTACACGCCCCACTTCTGAGTTGGATTTCCGTCACGCTTTTTGCCACCGCCGCTAGTTTGCGGGAATGGAGTCGGCATTTACAAGAGCCGGCTACCAAAATCCGTGCGAACCACTTGATCCGTAAGGGTTTTCCCGAAAATCATCACGATTTCGCCACCTTCTTCGATTTCTCTTTAAGCATTTCGTGTATTACCGGGTTACTGCACCGCAATGCGAATGGGGTGAATCAGACCGGATTATCGATGTCGATGAAGAGATGCTCGAGGTCGAATCGCTCGGACAGATGGACTCCGAGCGCCTGCACGCCGTAGCGCTCGGTCGCATGGTGCCCCGCCGCAAGAAACGCAACGCCGCTTTCGGCCGCGATGTGCGTGGTCGGCTCCGACACCTCCCCCGTGAGGAAAACGTCGGCGCCGGCATCGACGGCAGCCTCGAAGTAGCTCTGTGCGGCGCCCGTGCACCACGCCACGCGGCGCAGTTCGCGCTCGGGATCGCCGAGCACGAGCGGCGTGCGGCCGAGCGTTTGCTCGACCTGCGCCGCGAAGTGCGCAAGCGTGATCGGCATCGGCAGCGTGGCCATCCAGCCGAGATCGTCGGCACCGAAGCGGGCGTCGCCGATCAGACCCATGCGTGCGCCGATCTGCGCGTTGTTGCCGTACTCGGGATGGGCGTCGAGCGGCAGGTGGTAGGCAAAAAGATTCATTTCGTTGGCGATAATAAGCTTCAACCGACGATATTTGCGTCCCGTGATCTGCGACATTTCGTTACGCCAGAAGTACCCGTGGTGCACCAGCACCGCATCCGCCCCCCATTCCAGGGCAGCCTTGAGGAACGCAAGTGACGCCGTGACGCCTGTCGCGATCTTGTCGATGCGCCGGCGGCCCTCGACTTGCAGCCCATTAGGGCAGTAGTCCTTGAAGCGTGCCGTATCGAGGGTGTCGTTCAAGTACAATTCAAGTTCGATCCGATCCATAGAAACCTCGATTCTTCAAATGCTTAGACGCTTTTGGCTGTTTTTTGCCCAAGCGGTGACGGTGCTGCTGGCACTGATGTTCATCGTGGTAACGCTCAAGCCCCAGTGGCTGCAGCGCCAGGGGCAATTCGGCAAGCAGCTCGCCTCACCGATCGTCGCCCTGCGTGAGGTCGCGCCGGGTACGGGTGCCGCCCCGATGGTCGCCTCCTATGCCGACGCGGCCCAGCGCGCCATGCCGGCGGTCGTCAATGTGTTCTCGGGCAAAGGTGGATCCGTGCCGCCGAATCCGCAAGCCAACGATCCGTTGTTCCGGTACTTCTTCGGCAATCCGAA encodes the following:
- the petA gene encoding ubiquinol-cytochrome c reductase iron-sulfur subunit; its protein translation is MRDKEEERVDSSRRTWLIATSVVGGIGGVAAVVPFASSLEPSEKAKAAGAPVEVDIGDLKPGEMKTVAWRGKPVWVINRSDDMLKDVTKADNEVADPHTENPFTMPDPSYCKNEYRSRTDHKNILVVVAVCSHLGCSPTARFTPGPQPSLPNDWPGGFLCPCHGSTYDLAGRVFKNKPAPQNLDVPRYMFTSATTIVIGKDEQGEA
- a CDS encoding Nif3-like dinuclear metal center hexameric protein; amino-acid sequence: MDRIELELYLNDTLDTARFKDYCPNGLQVEGRRRIDKIATGVTASLAFLKAALEWGADAVLVHHGYFWRNEMSQITGRKYRRLKLIIANEMNLFAYHLPLDAHPEYGNNAQIGARMGLIGDARFGADDLGWMATLPMPITLAHFAAQVEQTLGRTPLVLGDPERELRRVAWCTGAAQSYFEAAVDAGADVFLTGEVSEPTTHIAAESGVAFLAAGHHATERYGVQALGVHLSERFDLEHLFIDIDNPV